Proteins co-encoded in one Longimicrobium terrae genomic window:
- a CDS encoding winged helix-turn-helix transcriptional regulator, translating into MDSEALTAPAVTRREDIIAFVGDHTPDRCGGAEILRRVGDKWSVYVIHVLGAAGTLRFSELLRRIHGLSQRMLTVTLRGLERDGLVVRTMYPEVPPRVEYALTPLGSTLRGVVGPLLDWSLAHREEIEAARLRYDGEEDGWAGDKPG; encoded by the coding sequence ATGGACTCCGAAGCGCTCACCGCGCCCGCCGTCACGCGGCGCGAAGACATCATCGCCTTCGTGGGCGACCACACTCCGGACCGCTGCGGCGGCGCCGAGATCCTGCGGCGCGTGGGCGACAAGTGGTCCGTGTACGTGATTCACGTGCTGGGCGCCGCCGGCACGCTGCGGTTCAGCGAATTGCTGCGCCGCATCCACGGATTGAGCCAGCGCATGCTCACGGTGACGCTGCGCGGCCTGGAGCGTGACGGCTTGGTCGTGCGCACCATGTATCCGGAGGTGCCGCCGCGCGTGGAGTATGCGCTTACGCCGCTGGGCTCCACGCTGCGCGGCGTGGTGGGTCCGCTGCTGGACTGGTCGCTCGCGCACCGCGAGGAGATCGAGGCCGCCCGCCTGCGCTACGACGGCGAAGAGGACGGCTGGGCAGGGGACAAGCCCGGCTGA
- a CDS encoding acetate--CoA ligase family protein, whose product MLDAIFRPRSIAVVGASRKPDTLGYKILENLVRYGFNGAVYPVNPTADAVHSIRAFPSVEAIPDPVDMAVLVVPKQHVLAAAEACGRKGVKGLVVISAGFAETGGAGVQRQAELMEIVRRHGMRLVGPNCMGVLNTAPDRSMNATFAPTMPPAGPVAFMSQSGAMGVTILDYAAEYGIGISQFISVGNKPDVSGNDLIQYWADDERTGVILMYLENFGNPRRFTQLAREITRRKPILAVKSGRSGAGARAASSHTGALAGTDAATDALLRQCGVLRMDTVEEMFDLAMAFSHQPVPRGNRVAIVTNAGGPGILIADACEAAGLHVTELAENTRALLAANFPEEASFANPVDMIASANAQSYRIAVEAVLADPNVDAVIATFVPPLGIRQEDVAEAIVSVAAGRTDKPVLAVLMGREGLPQGMAELNAAGIPAYRFPESAARALGALYRYRQWLERPVGAMAEYEVDRESVAAILAGARAEERAKLTEMEVMRVLEAYGIPVAPYRVARTVEEAAAAAQAIGWPVVMKVLSPRIIHKSDVGGVVVGVEDEDALRAAFHRLTTEVPERAGLPADAVDGVLVQRMMSGGKETILGMTQDPQFGPVLMFGLGGIYVEALRDVVFRVQPVTDVDAAEMVRGIRGIKLLEGIRGEPASDLRAVEEVIQRLSQLVGDHDAIRELDVNPWLAFPAGGVAVDGRITVAL is encoded by the coding sequence TTGCTCGACGCCATCTTCCGCCCGCGCTCCATCGCCGTCGTGGGCGCGAGCCGCAAGCCCGACACGCTGGGCTACAAGATCCTGGAAAACCTCGTCCGCTACGGCTTCAACGGCGCGGTCTATCCCGTGAATCCCACGGCGGATGCGGTGCACAGCATCCGCGCGTTCCCGTCCGTGGAGGCCATTCCGGACCCGGTGGACATGGCCGTGCTCGTGGTCCCCAAGCAGCACGTGCTGGCGGCGGCGGAGGCGTGCGGCCGCAAGGGCGTGAAGGGCCTCGTCGTGATCAGCGCGGGGTTCGCGGAAACGGGCGGCGCGGGCGTGCAGCGGCAGGCGGAGCTGATGGAGATCGTGCGGCGCCACGGGATGCGGCTCGTGGGGCCCAACTGCATGGGCGTGCTCAACACGGCGCCGGACCGGTCCATGAACGCCACCTTCGCCCCCACCATGCCGCCCGCCGGCCCGGTCGCCTTCATGAGCCAGTCGGGGGCGATGGGGGTGACGATCCTCGACTACGCGGCGGAGTACGGCATCGGCATCAGCCAGTTCATCTCGGTGGGTAACAAGCCGGACGTCAGCGGCAACGACCTGATCCAGTACTGGGCCGATGACGAGCGGACGGGCGTCATCCTCATGTACCTGGAGAACTTCGGCAACCCGCGCCGCTTCACGCAGTTGGCGCGCGAGATCACCCGCCGCAAGCCGATCCTGGCCGTGAAGTCCGGCCGCTCCGGCGCGGGAGCCCGGGCCGCGTCGTCGCACACGGGCGCGCTGGCCGGTACGGATGCCGCCACGGACGCGCTCCTGCGCCAGTGCGGCGTGCTGCGGATGGACACCGTGGAAGAGATGTTCGACCTGGCGATGGCGTTCTCGCACCAGCCGGTGCCGCGCGGTAACCGCGTGGCCATCGTCACCAACGCGGGCGGCCCGGGAATCCTGATCGCCGATGCGTGCGAGGCCGCGGGGCTGCACGTGACGGAGCTGGCGGAAAACACGCGCGCCCTGCTCGCCGCGAACTTCCCCGAAGAGGCGTCGTTCGCCAATCCCGTGGACATGATCGCGTCCGCCAACGCGCAGAGCTACCGGATCGCGGTGGAGGCGGTGCTGGCGGATCCCAACGTGGACGCGGTGATCGCCACCTTCGTTCCTCCGCTCGGAATCCGCCAGGAAGACGTCGCCGAGGCCATCGTCTCCGTGGCCGCGGGGCGCACGGACAAGCCGGTGCTCGCCGTGCTGATGGGGCGCGAGGGGCTGCCGCAGGGGATGGCGGAGCTGAACGCGGCCGGCATTCCCGCGTACCGCTTTCCGGAATCCGCCGCGCGTGCGCTGGGCGCGTTGTACCGCTACCGGCAGTGGCTGGAGCGTCCCGTCGGCGCGATGGCGGAATACGAGGTGGACCGCGAATCGGTTGCCGCCATCCTGGCCGGCGCGCGGGCGGAAGAACGCGCGAAGCTGACGGAGATGGAAGTGATGCGCGTGCTGGAGGCGTACGGCATCCCCGTCGCGCCGTATCGCGTGGCGCGGACCGTAGAGGAAGCGGCGGCCGCGGCGCAGGCCATCGGCTGGCCGGTGGTGATGAAGGTGCTGTCGCCGCGCATCATCCACAAAAGCGACGTGGGCGGCGTGGTGGTCGGAGTGGAGGATGAGGATGCGCTGCGTGCCGCCTTCCATCGCCTGACGACGGAGGTGCCGGAGCGCGCCGGGCTCCCCGCGGACGCGGTGGATGGCGTCCTCGTGCAGCGGATGATGAGCGGCGGCAAGGAAACGATCCTGGGGATGACGCAGGACCCGCAGTTCGGCCCCGTGCTGATGTTCGGGCTTGGCGGGATCTATGTGGAGGCGCTGCGCGACGTGGTGTTCCGCGTGCAGCCGGTGACGGACGTGGATGCGGCGGAAATGGTGCGGGGCATCCGTGGCATCAAGCTGCTGGAAGGCATCCGCGGCGAGCCCGCCTCGGACCTGCGCGCGGTGGAGGAAGTGATCCAGCGCCTGTCGCAGCTTGTGGGCGACCACGATGCCATCCGCGAGCTGGACGTGAACCCCTGGCTCGCCTTTCCCGCCGGCGGCGTCGCCGTCGACGGCCGCATCACCGTCGCCCTTTGA
- a CDS encoding NAD-dependent epimerase/dehydratase family protein, whose amino-acid sequence MKIFITGASGYIGGVVASHFAGLGHDVTALARSEESAARLSSAGFRVHRGDVSDPASFVSAVAAADGVVHAAVGGARGVTADDEAALEAMVGALEGRGAPLILTSGLGVYAGMQAAVVDEDTPMDAAIPQQQARVRLEQQAVRAAERGVRTVVIRPANVYGQGGAGLFTRLQLEYAERTGAGAVPGDGSAPFVTVHADDLAAAYAAALERAPAGSVYNLAGQSHTFRELAGAMSHAVGGGGRTVALSADEAREAWGPLAALITSIPAISALRATVELGWTPRAPSLTWELTHGSLLRAGAEDARQT is encoded by the coding sequence ATGAAGATCTTCATCACCGGCGCGTCCGGATACATCGGAGGCGTGGTCGCGTCGCACTTCGCGGGGCTGGGGCATGATGTGACGGCGCTGGCGCGATCGGAGGAGTCCGCTGCGCGCCTGAGTTCTGCCGGGTTCCGCGTGCATCGCGGCGACGTATCCGATCCCGCCAGCTTCGTCTCCGCGGTCGCGGCGGCGGACGGCGTGGTGCACGCGGCGGTCGGCGGCGCGCGCGGCGTGACGGCGGACGACGAGGCCGCGCTGGAGGCGATGGTGGGCGCGTTGGAGGGACGCGGTGCGCCGCTCATCCTTACCAGCGGCCTGGGCGTGTACGCCGGCATGCAGGCGGCGGTGGTGGATGAGGATACGCCCATGGACGCCGCCATTCCGCAGCAGCAGGCGCGCGTCCGGCTGGAGCAGCAGGCGGTGCGGGCGGCGGAGCGCGGCGTGCGGACGGTCGTCATCCGCCCGGCGAACGTGTATGGGCAGGGCGGCGCGGGATTGTTCACGCGGCTGCAGTTGGAGTACGCCGAGCGGACCGGCGCGGGCGCGGTTCCGGGGGACGGTTCGGCACCCTTCGTCACCGTGCATGCAGACGACCTGGCGGCGGCGTACGCGGCGGCGCTGGAGCGTGCGCCGGCGGGATCGGTGTACAACCTCGCAGGGCAGTCGCACACGTTCCGCGAGTTGGCGGGCGCCATGAGCCACGCGGTGGGCGGCGGCGGGCGCACGGTTGCGCTCAGCGCGGACGAGGCGCGCGAGGCGTGGGGTCCTCTCGCGGCGCTGATCACTTCCATTCCCGCCATCTCCGCGCTTCGTGCGACGGTGGAACTGGGATGGACGCCGCGCGCGCCCTCGCTCACGTGGGAGCTCACGCACGGCTCCCTCCTCCGCGCGGGCGCGGAGGACGCGCGGCAGACATAA
- a CDS encoding NADPH-dependent FMN reductase: MAADIRIAIIPGSTRDTRFGDKPTRWIQEIAAARGNMEVELVDLRDFDMPFFNEIASNMWVPTQNPEAVRWQKTVAQFDGYIFVTPEYNRSITGVLKNALDYAYPEWNRKAAACVGYGPTGATRAVEHLRLIAVELQMAPTRTGVHIQGADFMAALKGEKRVEELEYLRPNIDSILDELVWWTRTLKAGRDTAAAAS, from the coding sequence ATGGCCGCAGACATCCGCATCGCCATCATTCCCGGAAGCACCCGCGACACCCGCTTCGGCGACAAGCCCACCCGGTGGATACAGGAGATCGCCGCCGCGCGAGGGAACATGGAAGTTGAACTGGTGGACCTTCGCGACTTCGACATGCCGTTCTTCAACGAGATTGCGTCCAACATGTGGGTGCCGACGCAGAACCCCGAGGCGGTGCGCTGGCAGAAGACGGTGGCGCAGTTCGACGGCTACATCTTCGTCACGCCCGAGTACAACCGCAGCATCACCGGCGTGCTGAAGAACGCGCTGGACTACGCGTATCCCGAGTGGAACCGCAAGGCGGCGGCGTGCGTGGGATACGGCCCCACCGGCGCCACGCGCGCCGTGGAGCACCTGCGGCTGATCGCGGTGGAACTGCAGATGGCGCCCACGCGCACTGGCGTGCACATCCAGGGCGCGGACTTCATGGCCGCGCTGAAGGGCGAAAAGCGCGTGGAGGAACTGGAGTATCTGCGTCCCAACATCGACAGCATACTGGACGAACTGGTCTGGTGGACGCGCACCCTCAAGGCTGGCCGCGACACCGCCGCCGCCGCGAGCTGA